In a single window of the Schistocerca americana isolate TAMUIC-IGC-003095 chromosome X, iqSchAmer2.1, whole genome shotgun sequence genome:
- the LOC124554845 gene encoding serum response factor homolog, translating into MDTPTGGGRDSRFNMGYNMSLLSGETPPEIYGSTSHARPTTSLTSGVSRSSVSLPSTCSAGMTRGLKRTSSDVCFEQEVSGRPSMSSQSGMGLSTDCGTDIGDEGYSQAQKKTPPPNGKKTKGRVKIKMEYIDNKLRRYTTFSKRKTGIMKKAYELSTLTGTQVMLLVASETGHVYTFATRKLQPMITSEAGKALIQTCLNSPDPPPSGVGGDQRMSATGFEETELTYNIGDEEQKVRQLVYGSSQHVGGGGAQQHPHPHAQHFQQHPGSPSPHQHHHMMAPPPHSHTQSPPSHLIPCSSPGPLLAGGYQQPCQSPLPPPHAAYPPPHPHMSHSHPQR; encoded by the exons ATGGATACACCAACAGGAGGGGGAAGAGATTCCCGTTTTAATATGGGATACAATATGTCTCTTTTAAGTGGTGAAACGCCGCCTGAAATATACGGAAGTACAAGCCATGCGAGACCTACAACCTCTCTAACTTCTGGAGTGTCAAGGTCTTCAGTTTCGTTACCAAGTACTTGCAGTGCGGGTATGACTCGTGGACTGAAGCGAACGTCTTCAGATGTGTGTTTTGAACAAGAAGTGTCAGGTAGACCTAGCATGTCATCTCAAAGTGGGATGGGCTTATCAACGGACTGTGGCACTGACATTGGGGACGAGGGCTACTCACAGGCCCAGAAAAAGACGCCGCCACCGAATGGTAAAAAGACGAAGGGACGCGTTAAAATAAAGATGGAATATATTGACAACAAACTTCGACGATATACAACTTTTTCGAAGAGGAAGACTGGTATAATGAAGAAG GCTTATGAGCTTTCAACACTGACAGGGACCCAAGTGATGCTTTTAGTGGCCTCTGAGACAGGCCATGTCTACACTTTTGCTACCAGAAAACTGCAACCGATGATAACATCGGAAGCAGGGAAAGCTCTAATTCAGACATGCTTGAATTCCCCTGATCCACCACCTTCAGGTGTTGGGGGCGACCAGAGGATGTCTGCTACTGGGTTTGAGGAGACGGAGCTGACGTACAACATTGGTGATGAGGAGCAGAAAGTAAGACAGCTGGTGTATGGTAGTTCACAACATGTAGGTGGAGGTGGGGCTCAGCAACATCCACATCCTCATGCACAGCATTTCCAGCAGCACCCAGGGTCACCATCTCCCCATCAACACCATCATATGATGGCTCCACCACCGCATTCTCACACCCAGTCACCTCCATCACATCTCATCCCATGTTCCAGTCCAGGGCCGCTGCTAGCAGGTGGCTATCAG